AAATTGCAAGCACTTCCTTTCAAACCTGAAAGGTTTGAACTTCACATAGCCGTATGTGAAACATACGGTAACAAAAATATAAGTCAGCCCAACCCTGAAAGGGTTGAATGTTATGCGATGGACAATGTTCGACCCTTACAGGGTCGAGCGTTGCGGGTGTATTTATTTCCGTAGATTGGTATCTACGGCTATTTAAAATTTGACGCTTTCAGCGTCAGTAGGTTAAACCTAATTGCACAGGTCGAAAGATTTCGACCTGTGCGGTTAGGTTTAATTTACTAATTTGAGTTCTTTATATGCACCGAAGGTGCAAAGGAATTGTAGCCGTAGGTTTCAACTTACGGAACATTGGATTAAAGTGGAATTAAGCCCCGCAGGGGCGAAGGAAAAGTTCGCGGTGGGCAAAAACTGGAAAAATCAACGCTCAAATTTATCCCTGATCGCGTTCATTGATCCTCATTTTTCCTGCGCCCCGTCGGGGCTTAATTTTATGGAACATTATCATTCCGTAGATTGAAATCTACGGCTAACATCCTGTAGCCCTTCGGGCTTTCATAATGATTTTATTTCAAAATAATGTATTTGATAACCGTACAGGTCGAAAAAAATCAGTGTTTCATCCGTGTCCATCTGTGGCTGAATAGTTACAAATTTAGCTACTTGTGAGGCTGTTGTAAATAAAGGCGAAGGAGTCCTGATTATGACATTATCGAAATTTATTGACAAAAGCTTGATTGAGGTTAACTTAGCTTCTTCCTCTAAGGAAGAGGCCATCTCTAAGTTAGTTGACCGGATAGACCGCCGGACTAAGATCGTTGACAAAAAAAAGGTTCTTGATGAGCTCCTGGAACGGGAAAAGGGTATGAGCACAGGCATTGGTGAAGGCGTTGCTTTGCCCCATGTTAGGACATCAAATGTGAGCAAGATTAGTATTGCCTTGGGGATAAGTAAAGAGGGGATTGAATTTAACTCCTTTGACGGAAAGCCAGCTCATTTGATCTTTCTTCTCTTAGGCCCTAACTCTGATAATGAGAATTACTTGACTATGATGGCTCAAATTACAAAGTTAGTATGCACCGAAAGGAAGAGAGAAAAATTACTCCAGGCCAGAGATCCTAAAGAGGTAATCCAGTTCATAATCGAAATGGAGGCAATGAGATGAAAGTAGCTAATTATATGGTAGAAGATGTAATAACCCTTTCCCCTAACAAGAGCTTCGAAGAAATACTGGCTCTATTCAGGAGGGAATCTTTTGACTGTCTGCCCGTAGTTGATAATGAAAGAAGACTGCTT
This region of bacterium genomic DNA includes:
- a CDS encoding PTS sugar transporter subunit IIA gives rise to the protein MTLSKFIDKSLIEVNLASSSKEEAISKLVDRIDRRTKIVDKKKVLDELLEREKGMSTGIGEGVALPHVRTSNVSKISIALGISKEGIEFNSFDGKPAHLIFLLLGPNSDNENYLTMMAQITKLVCTERKREKLLQARDPKEVIQFIIEMEAMR